CGGCCTGGGACACTGACCTGCTCAGCGCGCGCATCAAGGATTATTCATCGACCTGGCTCGATGACCTGTGCCGCAGCGGCAAGCTGGTATGGACGCGCTTAAGCAACAAGGCCGGCGCCATGGCGTTGCGCAGCACCCCGGTGGTTTTGCTCCCCCGTAGCCAGGTAGCGTTGTGGAGCGGGCTGACCGAGCCCACCGACAGCACCACGCTGTCGCCCAAGGCGCAGAAAGTCCACTCGTCCCTGCGCGAACACGGCGCCTTGTTTTTTGATGAACTGGTGCACGAGGCCCACCTGCTGCGCAGCGAGCTGGAGACAGCCTTGCAGGAACTGGTAGGCGCCGGCCTGGTGAATGCCGACAGCTTCGCCGGGCTGCGCGCCCTGACCACGCCCGCCAGCAAACGCCAGGCCCGCAGCAGTCGACGTGGGCGCGGGGCGTTTGTCGGCGGCATGGATGATGCCGGTCGCTGGGCCTTGGTCCGCCGTTCCGCCAGCGCCGCCGGCCCACATTCGGCCGAGACCCTGGAGCATGTGGCGATGACCCTGCTGCGCCGTTACGGCGTGGTGTTCTGGCGCTTGCTGGAGCGCGAGGCGGATTGGTTGCCGAGCTGGCGTGAATTGCTGCGCACCTTCCATCGGCTGGAGGCACGCGGGGAGATTCGTGGCGGGCGGTTTGTCAGTGGGTTGGCGGGCGAACAGTTTGCGTTGCCGGAGGCGATACCCTTGCTGCGCGAGGTGCGGCGGCGGGCACATGACGGGAGCTTGATCGCGGTGTGCGGGGCGGATCCATTGAACCTTGTGGGCACGCTGCTACCGGGGGCCAAAGTGCCGGCGGTGAGCGGTAATCGGATTGTATATCGCGACGGGCTGCCGGCGGCGGTGATGGTCGCCGGCAAGCAGCAGGTGTTGCTGGAGATGGATCAGCAGGCAGTGCAGGAGAAGTTGATCAGGCGCTGACCTTTAGGGCCTCATCGGGAGCAAGCCCCCTCCCACATTTTGATATGTGAACACATTCAAATGTGGGAAGGGGTTTACTCCCGATGGGGCCGGAACAGCCACTCTCATCATTGCGGCCTGGCTTGCTCGGTCTCTGGCTCATCCTCCTGCGCCACACGCTTGGGCAACAACACCTGCTGTGGATAAGTCTGCGCAAAATGCACCTCGTCACAGTTATCCACAAGCTTTTTCAAGCGCTGATTGAAAGCCCGGCTCACCGCATATTGCCCACCCGATACCGTGCGGAATTGCGCCGTGAGCACCACGCCATTGAGGTCCATCTTGTCCACGCCGAACACTTCCAGTGGCCCTTGCAGGTTGTACTTGAGGAACACGTCGTCACGAATCGACTGGCCTGCTTCACGGATCAGCTCCACGGCCTTGTCCACGTCGGTGTCGTAGGTGAACTGCACCGAGAAGAACGCATAGGCGAATTGGCGCGACTGGTTGGTGACCGCCTTGATCTGCCCGAACGGTACCGAATGCACAAAGCCCTTGCCGTCGCGCAGGCGCAGGGTGCGGATGGTCAGGCCCTCGACGGTACCGGCGTGGCCGGAATCGAGCACCACCCAGTCGCCGATCGAGAGCGTGTCTTCGATGATGATAAACAGGCCGGTGATCACGTCCTGCACCAGCTGTTGGGAGCCAAAACCAATCGCCAGGCCGACCACCCCCGCACCCGCGAGTAACGGCGCGACGTTGATGCCCAGATTGGCCATGGTGGTGATCGCACAGATAACCACCAGAATGATTTTCACCGCATTACGCAGCAGCGGCAGGATGGTTTTGACCCGCGTACTGGGCTGGCGGCTGGAGCGTTTGTTCACCGGGGGCTTGAGCGCTTCCTGAATCGCCGTATCGAGCACCACCCAGAACAGCCACGTCATCAGCAGGATCAGGCCGATACTGCTGAGCGAATCGCTGATCGCCCGGCCCACTGAGTTGCGCTGGGCAAACTCGAACAGCGACACGCCCCAGATACGCCCCAGTATCTCGATAAAAGCGATGGCCATCACAATGCGCAATATCGCGTGCAACAGGCTGAGAAAGCGCTCCTTGTAGGCACTGCTGCGCTGTATCGCCACTTGGCTGCGCGACTTGAACAAGTGTTGCAGCACCGTGCTGAGAAACACCGTGCCGATCAGCAGGATGGTGGTCAACAAGGCACAGCGCAGGGCCTTTTGATTATCGTCGCCGGCACCGATCAAGTTGATCGCCGAGACCAGTACCATCAACAGGATCGGCCAGTACCACAGCCCGGAAAATACCCGCAGCGATTGCTGCAACGCCGGATGCTTAAGGCGCTGCGCCAACGGCCGGTTACGAATCAAATGCGCCACCGGGCGACGCAGGCGAACCACCAGCACACCGAAGATCACCGTCGCAAACAGCCCGGTAAACACCGCAACACTGCTGGTGATGTTGCCGCCCAGCTGCCGGGCGATCTGCGGGCTGGTGAGCGCGTCGCTGAGGGCGGCAAGGAAGCCGATCAGGAACAGCGGTTTGGGGCAATAGTCGCGAATGATCTGCACCGCCGGGCGCTTGTGGCCGACATTGAACATGACGATCACGCACAGCAGCATGGAGGTGGAAAAAATGCCGCTACTGGTGGCGTAGGCAAAACACAGCGCCAGTGCCCGTCCTACGGAAGAGGCGAGAAAATGGCTGACATACAGCGTCAATGGCAGGCAGATAACCGCAGGGATGGTGTAAGGCACTACATACCCCAGCACGCCCAGCAAGCGGGCCCGACGGCGGAAAAAGGCGCGCAGGCTCAAGCGCCGCACGATAAAGCGCCCCAGTAACGTCAGCAGCGCAAAAGCACCCACCCAAACGGCGGATAACAGCAGGAAATCCCCGGCCACACTCCATGGCGAGCGTGCGGCGGTCTGGTCGACCAGCCGCCCGACTTCATTCGCGGCCCGGTCGGCCCGCAGGCGCCACTCGTCGATAAAGTTCTGGTTCAGATCGAGCTTCTGCTGCACATCATCAATGCTGGAACTGATGGCCCCGAGCAGGCCGCCCTCCACCAGCAACTCGGGCTTGGCCGCCGCGTCGGGCTCAGGCGCGGTGGCCGCGGCTTGCAATGCGCCGCTGCCGCAGAACAGCAGCGCCCCTAGCAGTAATGCAGTCTTTAAATTCAGCAAAACAGCGGGCTCCTTCAGAAGGGTCTGTAAGGAACTGACGGGTTTGAGCCTTGATCGTTCCCTGCGTTTACGGGCATGTGATTCAAATTGTGGGAGGGGGCTTGCCCCCGATAGCAGGCTGTCAGTCAACAACTTCATGACTGATGCACCGCTATCGGGGCATGGGTATCTACACAACTTTGGCATGGCCCTGAACCTGTGGCGAGGGAGCTTGCTCCCGTGGCGGCCTGACAGCCACCGACTATCTAAATGATGCGACGCGATCCAAATGTGGGAGCTGGCTTGCCTGCGAAGGCGGCCTGACAGCCGACCAGGATGTTGGATCAGACCGAGTACATATCCGTTGCTGCGGTAACGGCCGCTTATGGTTTCGCTCTTACAGCGACTCACTTTTGGAGAGGCCCAAAAGTAAGCAAAAGGCCTTCGCCCCACCACTCGGCACCTCGCTCAGGCTCGGTGTGCCCGTAATCCGCCATGGATTTGGGGGGCCGCCGCCACGCGCCATCCATGGCGCGGGGCGGCTAAACCGGCATCCCTGCCGGTTTACCCCCCAAATCCCTGTCGAATTCCGGCCAGCGTGGTTTAACGGGGCGCCTAAGATCAAGATCAAAAGCAGATCAAGAGCGGCTCGCTTCGCATCGTGATTACTGATGGTTGCTACGTCAGAGTTGTGTAGATACCCATGGCTATCGGGGGCAAGCCCCCTCCCACATTTCGCACCCCGTACCGTCTGTAGGAACGTGGAAACTTTCAGCCAAATATCGCAGTCATCCCATAACGCACCCCACCTCCACAGGAGCAACCATGGCGGCGATTCATATCGGCATTTCCGGCTGGCGCTACACGCCCTGGCGCGGGGACTTCTACCCCGACGGGCTGACCCAGAAACGCGAGTTGCAGTTTGCGTCACGCGCCGTGAGCAGCATTGAAATCAACGGTTCTTTCTATGCGCTGCAACCCCCCAAGCGCTATGCGCAGTGGTACGCCGATACGCCTGAGGGGTTCATGTTCAGCGTCAAGGCGCCACGCTATGTCACGCATATCCTGCGCTTGCGCGAGGTGCACAAGCCCATGGCCAATTTCTTCGCCTCCGGGGTGCTGGAGCTCAAAGAAAAACTCGGTCCCATCCTTTGGCAGTTCCCGCCCAGCTTCAAATTCGACGCCGCGCTGTTCGAAGCCTTCCTGGCCGATTTACCCACCAACACCCAACAGGCCGCCGCCCTCGCCCGCCAGCACGAGCCGCGTCTGAACGGCAAGGCAAGCATGAAAGCCTATGGCAAAAAACCCTTGCGCCATGCCGTGGAAATTCGCCACATGAGCTTTGCGGTACCGGAGTTTGTGCAGCTGCTGGACAAGTACGGTGTTGCCCTCGTAGTGGCTGACACCGCCGGCAAGTGGCCCTATATCGAAGACGTCACCGCCAACTTCATGTACCTGCGGTTACACGGCGACAAACAGCTTTACGCCAGTGGCTATACCAGTGAGGCGCTCAAACGCTGGGGTGACCGTATCGAGCGCTGGGCCCACGGCAAACAACCGGCGGATGCGCACCTTGTCGCCCCGCAACGCAAACCCCGCGTGCGCAAACAGCGTGACGTGTTCTGTTTTTTCGACAATGACATCAAGGTGCGCGCGCCTTTCGATGCGCGCCAGTTGTTGCAGCGCTTCGGGCTGGACAAGCACCTGCTCACAGCACCCGGGCAGTTGCCGGAACCGGGAGTGCTGCCATGACTCACCCCGAGCTGATCCCCGTGCCCCCCACCGCCGCCATCACGCGTTTTACCGTGCTGACGGTGAATATCCATAAAGGCTTCACTGCCCTGAATCGACGCTTCATCCTGCCCGAACTGCGCGAAGCGGTGCGCAGCGTCGGTGCCGATATGGTGTTCCTGCAAGAGATCCACGGCACCCACGAGCGCCATCCCCAGCGTTATAGCGACTGGCCGAAGATGCCGCAGTACGAATTTCTCGCCGACAGCATCTGGCCGCAGTTTGCCTATGGTCGCAATGCGGTCTACCCCCATGGCGACCATGGCAACGCGCTGCTGTCAAAATTCCAGATAATCCGTTACGACAACCTCGACATCTCCCAAAGCGGCCATGAGAACCGCGGCCTGCTGCATTGTGTGCTGCGCCTGCCGGGCGGCGAACGCGAGGTGCATGCCATCTGCATCCACCTGGGCTTGCGCGAGGTACATCGCCAACAGCAACTGCGCTTGCTTGAGCAGCGTATTGGCCAGATCCCGGCGGATGCGCCCCTGGTGGTCGCCGGCGATTTCAATGACTGGCGGCAAAAGGCCGACCTGAGTCAAAGCGGCCTGCAGGAGGTGTTCATCCACGCCCACGGCAAGCCTGCGCGTACGTTCCCGGCGCGCCTGCCGTTACTGCCGCTGGATCGCATCTATGTGCGCAACCTGACCATCCACAACCCGCGCGTGCTCACCACGCGGCCGTGGTCGCACCTGTCAGACCATGTGCCCCTGTCGGTGGAGATTGAGTTATGAACATTGCGGTAGAACATATCGCCACCGACCAGCCGCCGGATGACAGCAAGGCCCGCGACCTAGACTACGGCTGGCAGAGCGGCAATCGCGTGCAATTGCTGGAAAATGGCGAGGCCTATTTTCCCGCGGTGTTCGAGGCCATGCGCGACGCCCAGCGGGAAATCCTGCTGGAGACCTTCATCCTCTTTGAAGACAAGGTCGGTCATGAGCTGCAAGGCATTCTCATCGAAGCGGCGCAACGCGGGGTCAAGGTGGTGGTCAGCCTTGACGGTTTCGGCTGCGGCGAACTGAGCCCGGCCTTTCTGCGCGAACTGGCTGAAGCCGGCGTGATCGTGCAGATGTTTGACCCGGCATCCAAAACCCTCGGCATTCGCACCAACTGGTTTCGTCGCCTGCACCGCAAGATCGTGGTGGTGGACGCCAGCGTGGCGTTTATCGGCGGGATCAATTTTTCCGCTGATCACCTGGGGGACTTCGGCCCCGAAGCCAAGCAGGATTACGCGGTACAGATCATCGGCCCGGCAGTGGCCGACTTGCACCACTTCGCCCTCGCCCAAAGTGGCCGTCAGGTGCGCACCCGTAGAGGTTGGCGCCGACGCCAGCAACGGCCTTCGCCATGGGCAGACGAGCACGGCGACGGGCGGGTGCGCCTGATTTATCGCGACAATATCCAGCATCGCGACGACATCGAAGAAGCCTATATCCACGCCTTGAGCCAGGCCCGGCAGCGGGTGGTAATTGCCAATGCCTATTT
This genomic stretch from Pseudomonas synxantha BG33R harbors:
- the clsB gene encoding cardiolipin synthase ClsB — encoded protein: MNIAVEHIATDQPPDDSKARDLDYGWQSGNRVQLLENGEAYFPAVFEAMRDAQREILLETFILFEDKVGHELQGILIEAAQRGVKVVVSLDGFGCGELSPAFLRELAEAGVIVQMFDPASKTLGIRTNWFRRLHRKIVVVDASVAFIGGINFSADHLGDFGPEAKQDYAVQIIGPAVADLHHFALAQSGRQVRTRRGWRRRQQRPSPWADEHGDGRVRLIYRDNIQHRDDIEEAYIHALSQARQRVVIANAYFFPGYRLLREIRNAARRGVQVQLIMQGQPDVLLAKLAARMLYDYLLKDGVVIHEYCQRPLHGKVALVDDQWSTVGSSNLDPLSLALNLEANVLIRDRAFNQQLYQSLEALARDHCQTMPAKRKPRLWLWRLTVGFLVFHVMRHFPALASWLPAHKPRLKPIESPAHDV
- a CDS encoding mechanosensitive ion channel family protein, coding for MLNLKTALLLGALLFCGSGALQAAATAPEPDAAAKPELLVEGGLLGAISSSIDDVQQKLDLNQNFIDEWRLRADRAANEVGRLVDQTAARSPWSVAGDFLLLSAVWVGAFALLTLLGRFIVRRLSLRAFFRRRARLLGVLGYVVPYTIPAVICLPLTLYVSHFLASSVGRALALCFAYATSSGIFSTSMLLCVIVMFNVGHKRPAVQIIRDYCPKPLFLIGFLAALSDALTSPQIARQLGGNITSSVAVFTGLFATVIFGVLVVRLRRPVAHLIRNRPLAQRLKHPALQQSLRVFSGLWYWPILLMVLVSAINLIGAGDDNQKALRCALLTTILLIGTVFLSTVLQHLFKSRSQVAIQRSSAYKERFLSLLHAILRIVMAIAFIEILGRIWGVSLFEFAQRNSVGRAISDSLSSIGLILLMTWLFWVVLDTAIQEALKPPVNKRSSRQPSTRVKTILPLLRNAVKIILVVICAITTMANLGINVAPLLAGAGVVGLAIGFGSQQLVQDVITGLFIIIEDTLSIGDWVVLDSGHAGTVEGLTIRTLRLRDGKGFVHSVPFGQIKAVTNQSRQFAYAFFSVQFTYDTDVDKAVELIREAGQSIRDDVFLKYNLQGPLEVFGVDKMDLNGVVLTAQFRTVSGGQYAVSRAFNQRLKKLVDNCDEVHFAQTYPQQVLLPKRVAQEDEPETEQARPQ
- a CDS encoding DUF72 domain-containing protein, producing MAAIHIGISGWRYTPWRGDFYPDGLTQKRELQFASRAVSSIEINGSFYALQPPKRYAQWYADTPEGFMFSVKAPRYVTHILRLREVHKPMANFFASGVLELKEKLGPILWQFPPSFKFDAALFEAFLADLPTNTQQAAALARQHEPRLNGKASMKAYGKKPLRHAVEIRHMSFAVPEFVQLLDKYGVALVVADTAGKWPYIEDVTANFMYLRLHGDKQLYASGYTSEALKRWGDRIERWAHGKQPADAHLVAPQRKPRVRKQRDVFCFFDNDIKVRAPFDARQLLQRFGLDKHLLTAPGQLPEPGVLP
- a CDS encoding endonuclease/exonuclease/phosphatase family protein produces the protein MTHPELIPVPPTAAITRFTVLTVNIHKGFTALNRRFILPELREAVRSVGADMVFLQEIHGTHERHPQRYSDWPKMPQYEFLADSIWPQFAYGRNAVYPHGDHGNALLSKFQIIRYDNLDISQSGHENRGLLHCVLRLPGGEREVHAICIHLGLREVHRQQQLRLLEQRIGQIPADAPLVVAGDFNDWRQKADLSQSGLQEVFIHAHGKPARTFPARLPLLPLDRIYVRNLTIHNPRVLTTRPWSHLSDHVPLSVEIEL